One genomic window of Panicum hallii strain FIL2 chromosome 6, PHallii_v3.1, whole genome shotgun sequence includes the following:
- the LOC112898266 gene encoding uncharacterized protein LOC112898266 produces the protein MSQPGAGAVAATNPSPSPSPAPPPPVVEWPEGGALTRGWAAALASVAEDATKLRLRPPPDSLIFLPAGCFACPWEEGHGCTAVQRCWPPSRLSRHRCHQEHSICAADKAPEESLKKTIEVDRLIDMLRDANPRVVVHWS, from the exons ATGTCGCAGCCCGGTGCCGGCGCCGTCGCGGCGACAAatccctccccttccccttccccggcgcccccgccgccggtggTCGAGTGGCCCGAGGGCGGCGCGCTGACGCggggctgggcggcggcgctggcttCGGTGGCGGAGGACGCGACGAAATTAAG ACTGCGTCCGCCGCCCGACAGCCTCATCTTCCTGCCTGCCGGCTGTTTTGCTTGCCCATGGGAGGAAGGACACGGATGCACGGCCGTCCAGCGCTGCTGGCCACCTTCACGACTGAGTAGGCACCGCTGCCACCAG GAGCACTCTATATGCGCAGCTGATAAAGCTCCCGAAGAATCCCTCAAGAAGACCATTGAAGTGGACAGGCTGATTGATATGCTGAGGGATGCAAATCCTAGAG TGGTGGTGCACTGGAGCTGA